aaccactTATTTCATCTTTATAGCTTCACTTTCTTCTAAAACTTTGTCCTCCGGTTTGATCCTTGTTGATCTTATGAGATTTACCATGAACCTCTTGATGATGAACTCTAAGTCTTTTCTTGCTCACCTCGTTAGTATCGCTCCTACAATGAAACTGCAGATGTGCATGCAATATTTGTGATGTATCAAACAAACAGTTGCACTTGAGACATATAAATGAGCCGTCATTTTCGTAGGGTAGGTTGTGTATCCACTCTACGGTTTCATTATCTTCAGTGCCTTCGCCTTCCTCGTAATTAACATAGTCGTCAAATTCTGGATAAGACCCAATCATTTTGTGAATTTTCTTCACCAGCGAACCATCTTTGGGAACTTGGCAATTTGGAGATGTCGAGTTTTGTTGGAAACAAAAGTAATCGATGGGCTTAGGAGTGAAGGTTTGATAGCgttcatcaaaaacattttga
The sequence above is a segment of the Camelina sativa cultivar DH55 chromosome 10, Cs, whole genome shotgun sequence genome. Coding sequences within it:
- the LOC104720111 gene encoding uncharacterized protein LOC104720111; the encoded protein is MFPPPIAYTCYHDSQTSSSSLRINNSSMAHQMRSNMVSPFSMPCTAQISDFVAVSNVFNTSNPTIWNSTSNQLQNVFDERYQTFTPKPIDYFCFQQNSTSPNCQVPKDGSLVKKIHKMIGSYPEFDDYVNYEEGEGTEDNETVEWIHNLPYENDGSFICLKCNCLFDTSQILHAHLQFHCRSDTNEVSKKRLRVHHQEVHGKSHKINKDQTGGQSFRRK